From a region of the Theobroma cacao cultivar B97-61/B2 chromosome 8, Criollo_cocoa_genome_V2, whole genome shotgun sequence genome:
- the LOC18592016 gene encoding uncharacterized protein LOC18592016 — protein sequence MDSLKKKGKMTPIFTTPKTSDLDKMVLEQTCSNPFCFFCIMKEPDPSLRRAGIASCFKEMPLIGDDQQHVLVLSGLWNIAMTQPDDPEFPSLGIFDCMASFIDKGINDRCWLLRDQNIYIPYYAAHVIGSYTMNKVEFAEKAVLAGVIPPLMELLRGKISWVEQRVAVRALGHLASYERTFEAVAAYEEEVVRLGMHLASTCLDEVYVKFVGVKDKSKRSKYHCDLLTRGVGGLEMENRKAEEWASQLQCWSLYLLNCFACKERSLNLICKQEFLTKLSGMWGGLINHSSPAGVGLIRILCYSKYGRKSISESKDVLENLCHLSRSSDDWQYMAIDCLLLLLNDPDTRYKVIEIATMFLIDLVELKSLGDRSRLGETITKALLLDYKQSKFRIKNSQVQKGLQETWELKVERRKREKVMSEEKVEERRVLGNLIKQQANHMFWLGDVEAAVKSYTEALDACPLKLRKERMVLYSNRAQCYLMLRDPDAAIRDSTRALCLSNPANSHGKSLWRRSQAYDMKGLAKESLMDCIMFINGCINSETSKRLKIPYNAARMISKHMDATWLFANAQSKATISHLRAVQESDDDYEISSNEDQECDEMMRMMMEKKSMASGLSTIIEEPLIVKERSWKETKRARRRNKAVVARSM from the exons ATGGATTCCCTAAAGAAAAAGGGGAAGATGACTCCCATCTTTACCACTCCTAAAACCAGCGATCTTGACAAAATGGTTTTGGAGCAGACATGCAGCAAtccattttgtttcttttgtatCATGAAAGAGCCAGACCCATCTCTCAGAAGAGCTGGAATAGCAAGTTGTTTCAAGGAAATGCCTCTCATCGGCGATGACCAACAACATGTTTTGGTGCTGAGTGGCCTTTGGAATATTGCCATGACGCAGCCAGATGATCCTGAGTTCCCATCCCTTGGCATCTTTGACTGCATGGCAAGTTTCATAGACAAAGGAATCAATGATAGATGCTGGCTTCTTAGGGACCAGAACATCTACATTCCCTACTATGCTGCTCATGTTATTGGTTCTTATACTATGAACAAGGTTGAGTTTGCGGAGAAAGCTGTCCTGGCAGGTGTGATACCTCCATTAATGGAGCTTCTAAGGGGAAAGATAAGTTGGGTTGAACAAAGAGTTGCGGTTCGAGCTCTTGGTCACCTTGCCAGCTATGAGAGAACCTTTGAAGCAGTAGCCGCTTATGAAGAGGAGGTAGTGCGATTAGGCATGCACTTAGCTTCCACTTGCCTGGATGAAGTGTATGTTAAGTTTGTAGGTGTGAAGGATAAAAGTAAGAGATCAAAATATCACTGTGACTTGCTTACAAGAGGAGTTGGTGGTTTGGAAATGGAAAACCGGAAGGCTGAAGAATGGGCTAGCCAGCTTCAGTGCTGGTCTCTCTATCTTCTCAACTGCTTTGCTTGCAAAGAGAGATCTCTGAATCTTATTTGTAAGCAAGagtttttgacaaaattgtCTGGAATGTGGGGTGGATTGATAAATCACTCATCACCAGCTGGGGTGGGACTGATTAGAATTTTGTGCTACAGTAAATATGGAAGAAAAAGCATCTCTGAATCTAAGGATGTCTTAGAGAATCTATGTCATCTCTCGAGATCATCAGATGATTGGCAGTACATGGCCATTGATTGTCTTCTATTGCTTCTCAATGACCCAGATACGAGGTACAAGGTTATTGAAATTGCCACCATGTTTCTTATCGATTTGGTTGAACTCAAAAGCCTGGGAGACAGATCAAGATTAGGTGAAACAATCACAAAAGCCCTCCTCTTAGATTATAAACAAAGCAAATTTAGAATCAAGAACAGCCAAGTTCAAAAGGGTTTACAGGAAACATGGGAGTTGAAGgtagaaaggagaaagagagaaaaagttaTGTCCGAGGAAAAAGTTGAAGAAAGAAGGGTCCTAGGAAACCTGATTAAGCAACAAGCAAACCATATGTTCTGGTTGGGAGATGTAGAAGCAGCTGTAAAGAGCTACACCGAAGCATTAGATGCATGCCCTTTGAAGCTTAGAAAAGAGAGAATGGTTCTCTACAGTAATCGAGCTCAGTGTTatttgatgcttagagacccTGACGCTGCCATCAGAGACTCGACTCGAGCTCTTTGTCTCTCCAATCCTGCAAATTCTCATGGTAAAAGTTTGTGGAGACGATCGCAGGCTTATGACATGAAAGGGTTGGCTAAAGAGAGCTTGATGGACTGTATAATGTTCATCAATGGCTGCATCAACTCAGAGACTAGCAAGCGTTTGAAGATTCCATATAATGCAGCTCGTATGATCAGCAAACACATGGATGCCACATGGCTCTTTGCCAATGCCCAATCGAAGGCCACGATCAGTCATCTGCGAGCAGTACAAGAATCAGACGATGATTATGAGATAAGTAGCAACGAAGACCAAGAATGTGATGAAATGATGAGGATGATGATGGAGAAGAAAAGTATGGCATCCG GGCTGTCCACCATAATTGAAGAACCTTTGATTGTAAAGGAAAGAAGCTGGAAAGAAACGAAAAGggcaagaagaagaaacaaagctGTTGTGGCTCGATCTATGTAA